Proteins encoded by one window of Rhineura floridana isolate rRhiFlo1 chromosome 9, rRhiFlo1.hap2, whole genome shotgun sequence:
- the UCHL1 gene encoding ubiquitin carboxyl-terminal hydrolase isozyme L1: protein MAWQPMEINPEMLNKVLSRLGVAPGWRFVDVLGFEEESLNAVPNPACALLLLFPLTAQHENFRKKQMEELKGQEVSSKVYFVKQTASNSCGTIGLIHAVANNQDKILFDEGSALKEFLAATAELSPDERAKRLENNKAIQEAHNAVAQEGQCRVEDDKVNFHFILFASVDGHLYELDGRMPFPVNHGASSDDTMLKASAKICRQFTEREQGEVRFSAVALCKSA, encoded by the exons ATGGCGTGGCAACCTATGGAAATAAATCCCGAG ATGCTGAACAAA GTGCTCTCCCGCCTAGGAGTTGCCCCAGGCTGGCGGTTTGTGGACGTGTTGGGGTTTGAGGAAGAGTCCTTGAATGCTGTACCTAACCCAGCTTGTGCACTACTGTTGCTCTTTCCCCTTACTGCTCAG CATGAAAATTTCAGAAAAAAGCAGATGGAAGAATTGAAGGGTCAGGAAGTGAGCTCAAAAGTCTATTTTGTGAAGCAGACTGCCAGTAACTCATGTGGAACAATTGGCCTTATACATGCAGTGGCTAACAACCAAGATAAAATACTGTTTG ATGAAGGGTCTGCACTAAAGGAATTCCTTGCTGCAACAGCTGAGCTCTCTCCAGATGAGAGGGCAAAACGTCTTGAAAACAACAAG GCCATTCAAGAAGCCCACAATGCAGTAGCACAAGAAGGCCAGTGTCGG GTTGAAGATGATAAAGTGAACTTCCATTTCATTCTGTTTGCCAGTGTGGATGGACACCTCTATGAACTGG ATGGACGAATGCCCTTTCCTGTGAATCATGGAGCTAGTTCAGATGACACTATGCTGAAG GCCTCTGCCAAGATCTGCCGGCAGTTCACAGAACGTGAGCAAGGAGAGGTCCGCTTTTCTGCTGTAGCACTGTGCAAGTCTGCCTGA